From the genome of Muricauda sp. SCSIO 64092, one region includes:
- a CDS encoding ATP-dependent Clp protease ATP-binding subunit, with amino-acid sequence MDDNFSPRVKDVIAYSKEEALRLGHDFIGTEHLMLGLLRDGNGKAINILDALDVDLDHLRRKVEILSPANPNTGSIQKDKKNLHLTRQAERALKTTFLEAKLFQSSSINTAHLLLCILRNENDPTTKLLHKLKVDYDNVKEQFKSMITSDDDYLDTPRSESFSSDPDDGGDSGDSKESSFGSSSQQKGSKKSKTPVLDNFGRDLTKLAEDDKLDPVVGREKEIERVSQILSRRKKNNPLLIGEPGVGKSAIAEGLALRIINKKVSRILYNKRVVTLDLASLVAGTKYRGQFEERMKAVMNELEKNDDIILFIDEIHTIVGAGGATGSLDASNMFKPALARGEIQCIGATTLDEYRQYIEKDGALERRFQKVMVEPTSVEETIEILMNIKSKYEDHHNVFYTDDAIKACVKLTNRYMTDRFLPDKAIDALDEAGSRVHIVNMDVPKQILELEQQLEDVRELKNSVVKKQKYEEAAKLRDDEKRLEKDLASAQKQWEEESKLNRETVSEDNVADVVSMMSGIPVNRIAQTESNKLAELPALIKDYVIGQDEAVTKVAKAIQRNRAGLKDPNKPIGSFIFLGQTGVGKTQLAKVLARELFDSEDALIRIDMSEYMEKFAISRLVGAPPGYVGYEEGGQLTEKVRRKPYSVVLLDEVEKAHPDVFNMLLQVLDDGFITDSLGRKIDFRNTIIIMTSNIGARQLKDFGQGVGFGTAAKKAQADSHHKSVIENALKKAFAPEFLNRIDDVIVFNPLEREDIHKIIGIELDRLFKRIKDIGYDLHLSDKAKDYIADKGFDKQYGARPLKRAIQKYIEDALAEEIVNSNLNEGDSIYMDFDDKKEELTIKIQKAEESSEAK; translated from the coding sequence ATGGATGATAATTTTTCTCCTAGGGTAAAGGATGTAATTGCCTACAGTAAAGAAGAAGCACTGCGTTTGGGCCATGATTTTATTGGCACGGAACACCTAATGCTCGGTCTGCTGAGGGACGGAAACGGAAAGGCAATAAACATTTTGGACGCCCTTGATGTGGATTTGGACCATTTGAGACGAAAAGTGGAAATCTTGAGTCCGGCCAATCCCAATACCGGTTCTATACAAAAAGACAAAAAGAACCTTCATTTAACGAGGCAGGCAGAACGGGCCCTGAAAACCACTTTTTTAGAGGCCAAACTTTTTCAAAGCTCCTCGATCAATACCGCACATTTATTATTGTGCATCTTACGAAACGAAAATGACCCGACCACAAAATTGCTACACAAATTAAAGGTGGATTACGACAATGTAAAAGAGCAATTCAAGTCCATGATCACCAGTGATGATGACTATTTGGACACGCCACGCTCGGAATCTTTTTCCAGTGACCCTGATGATGGCGGGGATTCCGGAGATAGCAAGGAAAGTAGTTTTGGTTCCTCCAGTCAGCAAAAGGGAAGTAAAAAATCCAAAACCCCTGTATTGGACAATTTTGGAAGGGACCTTACCAAACTTGCGGAAGATGATAAATTGGATCCCGTTGTTGGTCGTGAAAAGGAAATAGAACGCGTCTCCCAAATTTTGAGCAGGCGGAAGAAAAACAATCCGCTACTGATTGGTGAACCAGGCGTTGGAAAAAGTGCCATTGCCGAAGGTTTGGCCTTACGCATCATCAACAAAAAGGTTTCCAGAATCCTTTATAACAAACGCGTTGTTACCTTGGATTTGGCCTCCCTGGTTGCCGGAACCAAATATCGCGGACAGTTCGAGGAAAGAATGAAGGCCGTAATGAACGAGTTGGAAAAGAATGATGATATAATTCTTTTTATTGACGAAATCCATACCATAGTAGGTGCCGGTGGTGCCACCGGAAGTTTGGACGCATCCAATATGTTCAAACCGGCTTTGGCCAGAGGTGAAATACAATGTATCGGCGCCACTACCCTGGATGAGTACAGGCAGTACATTGAAAAGGACGGTGCATTGGAGCGTCGTTTCCAGAAAGTGATGGTGGAACCCACTTCCGTTGAGGAAACCATTGAAATCTTGATGAACATCAAGAGCAAGTATGAAGATCACCACAATGTTTTTTATACGGATGACGCCATTAAGGCCTGCGTAAAACTTACCAATAGGTACATGACGGACCGCTTCCTTCCAGACAAGGCGATAGATGCCCTGGATGAAGCAGGCTCCCGTGTCCACATTGTTAACATGGATGTTCCCAAGCAGATATTGGAATTGGAACAGCAATTGGAAGATGTAAGGGAGCTTAAGAACAGCGTGGTCAAAAAGCAGAAATATGAGGAGGCCGCCAAACTTCGTGACGATGAAAAACGTTTGGAGAAAGACCTGGCTTCGGCCCAAAAACAATGGGAAGAAGAAAGCAAACTAAACCGGGAAACGGTATCGGAAGACAATGTTGCCGACGTGGTTAGTATGATGAGCGGCATTCCGGTAAACAGGATTGCCCAGACCGAAAGCAACAAACTGGCCGAACTCCCTGCCCTGATCAAAGACTATGTAATTGGCCAGGATGAAGCCGTGACCAAGGTGGCAAAAGCCATCCAACGGAACAGGGCCGGCCTAAAGGACCCCAACAAACCCATTGGCTCATTTATTTTCTTGGGTCAGACCGGGGTGGGCAAAACCCAATTGGCCAAAGTTTTGGCCAGGGAATTGTTTGATTCCGAGGATGCACTTATACGTATTGATATGAGTGAGTATATGGAGAAATTCGCCATTTCCAGATTGGTTGGTGCACCTCCAGGATATGTAGGGTATGAAGAAGGTGGACAACTGACCGAAAAAGTCAGGAGAAAACCGTATTCCGTTGTTCTTTTGGATGAAGTTGAAAAAGCCCACCCAGATGTGTTCAATATGCTATTACAGGTATTGGACGATGGGTTTATCACCGATAGTCTGGGCAGAAAAATAGACTTTAGGAATACCATCATTATCATGACCTCCAATATAGGGGCCAGACAGTTGAAAGATTTTGGACAAGGCGTCGGTTTTGGAACCGCTGCCAAGAAAGCACAGGCAGATAGCCATCACAAAAGTGTAATTGAAAATGCACTGAAAAAAGCGTTTGCCCCGGAATTTCTGAACAGAATCGACGATGTAATCGTATTTAATCCGCTTGAGCGGGAAGATATCCACAAAATCATTGGTATTGAGTTGGATAGGCTCTTTAAGAGGATTAAGGATATTGGTTATGACCTGCACCTTTCCGATAAGGCAAAGGACTATATTGCGGATAAGGGATTTGATAAGCAGTATGGCGCAAGACCTTTAAAAAGGGCCATTCAAAAGTATATCGAAGACGCTTTGGCAGAAGAAATTGTAAATTCCAATTTAAACGAGGGGGACAGTATCTATATGGACTTTGACGATAAGAAAGAGGAATTGACCATAAAGATCCAAAAAGCCGAAGAATCGTCCGAGGCCAAATAA
- the gyrA gene encoding DNA gyrase subunit A yields MAEGEKLIPINIEDEMKSAYIDYSMSVIVSRALPDVRDGLKPVHRRVLYGMHELGVRSTSSHKKSARIVGEVLGKYHPHGDTSVYDTMVRMAQEWSLRYMLVDGQGNFGSVDGDSPAAMRYTEARMRKISEEMLADIDKDTVDHQLNFDDSLQEPTVLPTRIPNLLVNGASGIAVGMATNMPPHNLSEVVDGTVAYIDNNAIEIDELITYIKAPDFPTGGIIYGYDGVKEAFHTGRGRVVMRARAHFEEVQGRECIVVTEIPFQINKADMIKKTADLVNNKKIDGIASIRDESDRKGMRIVYILKRDAIPNIVLNMLYKYTALQSSFSVNNIALVHGRPQLLNLKEIIHHFVEHRHEVVVRRTKFELKKAEDRAHILEGLIIASDNIDEVIAIIRASANVEDARNSLMERFKLTEVQARAIVEMRLRQLTGLEQDKLREEYDELLKTIEDLKDILDKKERRMQIIKDELLEVKEKYGDERRSEINFAGGDLSIEDMIPDEQVVITISHAGYIKRTPLTEYKTQNRGGVGQKASTTRNEDFLEHLFVGTNHQYMLFFTQKGKCFWMRVFEIPEGSKTSKGRAIQNLINIETEDKVKAFICTQDLKDEDYVNSHYVIMATKRGTVKKTSLEQYSRPRQNGINAITIRDNDELLEAKLTTGTSQIFLGLKSGKAIRFEEGKTRPMGRNASGVRGITLASDHDEVIGMVSVHNFEDDILVVSENGYGKRSNIDDYRVTNRGGKGVKTISITEKTGGLVAIKNVSDTDDLMIINKSGIAIRMAVEDLRVMGRATQGVKLINLKGNDSIAAVAKVMKDEDAVEAMDIRDIVVNQEDGTALDNETDETEGNNK; encoded by the coding sequence ATGGCTGAAGGGGAAAAATTGATACCTATCAACATTGAGGATGAGATGAAATCGGCCTACATTGATTATTCAATGTCGGTCATTGTGTCACGTGCGCTGCCAGATGTGCGGGACGGCCTGAAACCCGTCCATAGAAGGGTGCTTTATGGCATGCATGAACTGGGTGTACGCTCAACCAGTTCACATAAAAAGTCGGCCCGTATCGTTGGGGAGGTTTTGGGAAAGTACCATCCCCACGGGGATACGTCCGTTTACGACACCATGGTCCGGATGGCGCAAGAGTGGAGTTTGCGCTATATGCTTGTTGATGGACAGGGAAACTTTGGTTCTGTTGACGGTGATAGTCCTGCGGCTATGCGTTATACAGAGGCCAGAATGCGCAAGATTTCCGAAGAAATGCTTGCTGACATAGATAAGGATACGGTAGATCACCAACTTAATTTTGATGATTCACTTCAAGAGCCTACCGTACTTCCTACGCGTATTCCAAACCTATTGGTCAATGGGGCCTCGGGAATTGCAGTGGGTATGGCAACCAATATGCCACCACATAACTTATCTGAGGTTGTGGACGGTACAGTGGCCTATATTGACAATAATGCCATTGAGATCGATGAACTCATTACCTACATTAAGGCCCCTGATTTTCCAACTGGAGGCATTATTTATGGGTATGATGGGGTAAAAGAGGCCTTTCATACCGGACGCGGAAGGGTAGTGATGCGTGCCAGGGCGCATTTTGAGGAAGTCCAGGGAAGGGAATGTATCGTTGTTACGGAAATTCCATTCCAGATCAACAAGGCCGATATGATAAAGAAGACGGCGGATTTGGTCAATAATAAGAAGATTGACGGTATTGCCTCCATTAGGGACGAGTCCGATCGTAAAGGGATGCGTATTGTATATATTTTGAAGCGGGATGCGATACCCAATATCGTACTCAATATGCTTTACAAGTATACTGCGCTACAATCCTCATTTTCCGTTAACAATATTGCCTTGGTCCACGGAAGACCACAATTACTGAACCTCAAGGAAATCATCCATCACTTTGTGGAGCACAGGCACGAAGTTGTTGTCCGAAGGACCAAGTTCGAACTAAAGAAGGCGGAAGACCGTGCCCATATCCTGGAAGGTTTAATCATTGCTTCTGACAATATTGACGAGGTAATCGCCATTATTCGGGCCTCTGCAAATGTTGAAGATGCCCGAAATAGCTTAATGGAACGCTTTAAGCTTACCGAAGTTCAGGCAAGGGCGATCGTAGAAATGCGCTTACGGCAGTTGACCGGTCTGGAGCAGGACAAATTGCGGGAAGAGTATGATGAACTACTGAAGACCATAGAGGACCTAAAAGATATCCTTGATAAAAAGGAACGTAGGATGCAGATTATCAAGGACGAGTTGTTGGAGGTCAAGGAAAAGTATGGGGACGAACGAAGATCGGAGATCAATTTTGCCGGTGGTGATCTGAGTATTGAGGATATGATTCCGGATGAACAGGTGGTCATTACCATTTCCCATGCAGGATATATCAAAAGAACGCCCTTAACGGAATATAAGACCCAAAATAGGGGTGGCGTGGGACAAAAAGCGTCAACCACCAGGAACGAAGACTTTTTGGAACACCTTTTTGTAGGGACCAATCACCAATATATGTTGTTCTTCACCCAGAAGGGAAAATGTTTTTGGATGCGGGTCTTTGAAATTCCGGAAGGTAGTAAAACCTCCAAGGGACGGGCTATCCAAAATCTGATCAATATTGAGACAGAGGACAAGGTGAAGGCCTTTATCTGTACCCAGGATTTAAAGGATGAGGATTATGTGAACAGCCACTATGTGATTATGGCGACCAAGCGGGGGACAGTAAAGAAAACATCCTTGGAGCAATATTCAAGACCGCGTCAAAATGGTATAAACGCGATTACCATTCGAGATAACGATGAACTGCTGGAAGCCAAACTGACCACGGGAACAAGCCAAATTTTCTTGGGATTGAAATCTGGAAAAGCTATCCGGTTTGAGGAAGGTAAGACCAGACCTATGGGAAGAAATGCCTCAGGTGTGCGGGGAATTACCTTGGCAAGTGACCATGATGAAGTCATTGGCATGGTTTCCGTCCATAATTTTGAAGATGACATTCTGGTAGTCTCGGAAAATGGATATGGGAAAAGATCCAACATAGATGATTATCGCGTAACTAATAGGGGTGGAAAAGGGGTGAAAACCATTTCCATTACTGAAAAGACGGGCGGTCTTGTTGCCATTAAAAATGTTAGCGATACGGACGATTTAATGATCATCAATAAGTCGGGTATCGCGATTCGAATGGCCGTTGAAGATTTAAGGGTCATGGGTAGGGCCACTCAGGGCGTTAAGCTTATTAACCTAAAAGGGAATGACTCCATTGCTGCGGTGGCGAAAGTCATGAAGGATGAGGATGCTGTGGAAGCCATGGACATTCGTGATATAGTGGTCAATCAAGAAGATGGCACGGCTCTTGATAACGAAACTGACGAAACAGAAGGGAATAATAAATAA
- a CDS encoding tetratricopeptide repeat protein gives MRTKLILLFALSISVIGFAQKDEIKAASKAMKSGDATAAKSALEGVAGSIDGADPKLQAQYYSLMGDATAQLSDYDAAIAAYQKVISVEEASGKAKFSANAKQKLTQMTAELVNAAVEDNNNKKFSEGATKLYQAYTLSPNDTIYLYYAASSAVNGGPDNYDQAIKYYSELKDLNYDGSEVKYSAVDVATGETVSLGEQEYELYKKTNSYKDFKEEKTPSKKAEIVKNIALIYQEQGKNEEALAAYDDALANNPNDVNLVLNKANLYYSMGDKDKFKELMGQASDMAPDNPDLLYNIGVINMEQGNMDEARAAYKKALEVDPNYTNALLNLSTTYVNEGNVLVDEMNSLGTSRADTQKYDELKEKRDQLFQEGANVLETALKNTPDNIQILEQLKNIYAALGDNENFMRVKKLIGE, from the coding sequence ATGAGAACTAAATTAATATTGCTGTTTGCGCTTTCGATTTCAGTAATTGGATTCGCACAAAAGGATGAAATAAAAGCCGCCTCCAAAGCAATGAAAAGCGGTGATGCTACTGCGGCCAAATCTGCCCTTGAGGGGGTAGCGGGCTCAATTGATGGCGCAGATCCCAAATTACAGGCACAATATTACAGCCTTATGGGAGATGCAACTGCCCAACTTTCGGATTATGATGCGGCCATTGCTGCCTACCAAAAGGTAATCAGTGTGGAAGAAGCAAGCGGAAAAGCCAAATTTTCTGCAAATGCAAAACAAAAGCTAACCCAAATGACTGCGGAACTGGTAAACGCTGCCGTTGAGGATAACAATAACAAAAAGTTCTCTGAGGGTGCAACCAAGCTTTATCAAGCCTATACATTAAGTCCCAACGATACCATTTATTTGTACTACGCTGCCAGTAGTGCGGTAAACGGCGGCCCCGATAATTACGATCAGGCCATCAAATACTACAGTGAACTTAAGGATTTGAACTACGATGGAAGTGAAGTCAAATATTCCGCTGTAGATGTTGCTACAGGTGAAACGGTAAGTCTTGGCGAACAAGAGTATGAACTCTACAAAAAAACCAATTCCTACAAGGACTTTAAGGAAGAGAAAACCCCTTCCAAAAAGGCGGAAATTGTAAAAAATATTGCACTTATTTACCAAGAACAAGGCAAGAATGAAGAGGCTCTGGCTGCCTATGATGATGCGCTTGCCAATAACCCCAACGATGTGAATTTGGTTTTGAACAAAGCCAATCTATACTATTCAATGGGAGATAAGGACAAGTTCAAGGAACTTATGGGGCAAGCCTCTGATATGGCTCCAGACAACCCTGACCTCCTTTACAATATTGGTGTAATCAATATGGAACAGGGGAACATGGACGAAGCGAGAGCTGCTTACAAAAAGGCTTTGGAGGTAGATCCAAACTATACCAACGCCCTATTAAACCTTTCCACTACCTATGTGAACGAAGGAAATGTATTGGTGGATGAAATGAATAGCTTGGGCACGTCCAGGGCAGATACCCAAAAGTATGACGAATTAAAAGAAAAGCGTGACCAATTGTTCCAGGAAGGTGCCAATGTTTTGGAAACGGCCCTAAAGAACACCCCGGATAACATCCAGATTTTGGAACAGCTAAAAAATATCTACGCTGCTTTGGGGGACAATGAGAATTTCATGCGCGTAAAGAAATTGATTGGGGAATAA
- a CDS encoding C40 family peptidase, translating to MQYGIGHLSVIPIRATSDPSSEMISQVLYGDHFKIKEERKYFSRIHLVFDDFEGWIQNNQITKISEEQFQEINARTKPIHNTDFLLYASTQNNELLPIVIGSRMDIAPILGHHIETMPEMPLGQKSNLVDTALLYLNTPYLTGGKTPFGIDSSGFTQMVYKINGNKLLRRTEEQSSQGEALSFIEESEPGDLAFFDNSEGIIDHVGIILKDNYIIHAAGHVRIDRLDHTGIFNTQKRMYTHSLRVIKKVVP from the coding sequence ATGCAATATGGGATAGGACATCTGAGTGTAATTCCCATCCGAGCCACCTCCGATCCTTCTTCTGAAATGATTTCACAGGTGTTGTATGGGGATCATTTTAAAATTAAGGAGGAAAGGAAATATTTTAGCCGGATCCACTTGGTTTTTGATGATTTCGAGGGATGGATTCAAAACAACCAGATCACCAAGATTTCCGAAGAACAATTTCAGGAAATAAATGCCCGTACAAAACCCATCCATAATACGGATTTTCTCTTGTACGCGTCAACCCAAAATAACGAACTTTTGCCCATAGTTATCGGCTCCAGAATGGATATTGCCCCAATTTTGGGGCACCACATTGAAACGATGCCCGAAATGCCATTGGGGCAAAAGTCAAACTTGGTGGATACGGCATTGCTATACCTTAATACCCCCTACCTCACCGGAGGTAAGACCCCATTTGGAATTGACAGTTCCGGGTTCACCCAAATGGTTTATAAAATAAATGGGAACAAGCTCCTTAGAAGAACGGAAGAGCAATCCAGCCAAGGGGAGGCATTGAGTTTTATTGAAGAAAGTGAACCTGGGGATCTAGCCTTTTTTGATAATTCCGAGGGAATTATTGACCATGTTGGGATTATCCTGAAAGACAATTACATCATTCATGCCGCGGGACACGTTCGGATTGACAGATTGGATCACACGGGTATTTTCAATACCCAAAAACGAATGTATACCCATAGTCTAAGGGTAATCAAAAAAGTGGTACCATAA
- a CDS encoding acetyl-CoA C-acyltransferase, with the protein MKEVVIVSAVRTPIGSFMGALAGISAPKLGAVAIKNALGRIHLSPNDVDEVLMGNVVQAGTGQAPARQAAIYAGIPDTVPCTTVNKVCASGMKAVMQAAQSIALGDTEIVVAGGMENMSQIPHYMQLRTATKFGPAQLTDGMQKDGLVDAYDQNAMGVCADACAVEHHFTREEQDAFAVQSYTRSNQAWTSGKFATEVVPVEVPQRKGNPILVSEDEEYKNVKMEKIPVLRPAFTPDGTVTAANASTINDGAAALVLMSVEKAASLNVKPLAKIKSYADAAQEPKWFTTAPAKALPKALDKAGITLDEVDFFEFNEAFSVVGLANMKLLGLNDSNVNVNGGAVSLGHPLGCSGARIMVTLLNVLQQNNGKIGAAAICNGGGGASAIILER; encoded by the coding sequence ATGAAAGAGGTCGTTATCGTTTCTGCCGTGCGCACCCCAATTGGAAGTTTTATGGGGGCTTTGGCTGGTATTTCCGCACCAAAATTAGGTGCCGTTGCCATTAAAAATGCCTTGGGCAGAATACACCTTTCCCCTAATGACGTGGATGAGGTACTCATGGGAAATGTGGTCCAGGCGGGCACCGGTCAAGCCCCGGCAAGACAGGCCGCCATTTATGCGGGAATACCCGATACCGTGCCCTGTACCACAGTGAACAAAGTATGTGCCTCCGGTATGAAGGCGGTCATGCAGGCAGCCCAATCCATAGCACTCGGCGATACCGAAATTGTGGTGGCGGGAGGAATGGAAAACATGAGCCAGATTCCCCATTATATGCAGTTGCGGACCGCAACAAAGTTTGGCCCGGCACAACTCACTGACGGAATGCAAAAAGATGGTTTAGTCGATGCCTACGACCAAAATGCGATGGGCGTATGCGCAGATGCCTGTGCTGTGGAACACCATTTTACCAGGGAAGAGCAAGATGCTTTTGCCGTGCAGTCCTATACCAGGTCCAACCAGGCGTGGACCAGTGGAAAGTTTGCTACTGAAGTGGTCCCGGTGGAAGTACCACAACGAAAGGGCAACCCCATTTTGGTTTCCGAGGACGAAGAATACAAGAATGTAAAAATGGAGAAAATCCCAGTGCTACGCCCTGCCTTTACCCCAGACGGTACCGTTACTGCCGCAAATGCCTCCACAATAAACGATGGTGCGGCCGCTTTGGTGTTGATGAGTGTGGAAAAGGCAGCTTCCCTAAATGTAAAGCCATTGGCAAAAATCAAAAGTTATGCTGATGCCGCCCAAGAACCCAAATGGTTCACCACTGCACCGGCAAAGGCCTTACCAAAAGCGTTGGACAAAGCTGGGATCACATTGGATGAAGTTGATTTTTTTGAATTCAACGAGGCGTTTTCCGTTGTAGGTTTGGCCAACATGAAGCTTTTGGGGCTCAACGATTCCAATGTTAACGTTAATGGTGGTGCAGTGTCCCTGGGACACCCCCTCGGATGTTCGGGTGCAAGAATTATGGTTACCTTGCTCAATGTGCTGCAACAGAACAATGGAAAGATTGGTGCTGCGGCCATCTGTAATGGTGGTGGTGGTGCTTCGGCCATAATCTTGGAACGCTAA
- a CDS encoding HD family phosphohydrolase — translation MAKSLDNFYKNQSLIYKYVLYVISVGLIVFFFPRGGKFKYEFQKGRSWQYENLYAPFDFSINKTEEELNAERRDLTENKSIYYAYNDSISQAVRQSFSQAFKDEFSETAYSTSARDYFSEIGDAILDSIYAVGVFESVDSGSRLLVVKNNEAIPVQTNKVLQKRGAVNAVVRLLADVPDGPKEKLERILVRVIEANVFFNGELTEKALQDELSTISFTRGNIPEGKLVIAKGEVVEAERFNILDSLKSQYESELWKGNNYYFILSGYTILVALVLVMLLLFLKKYRPRIYANNNKVTFIFFNILILVFSTTLVVENFETYVYAVPLCILPLILKNFFDARLGLFVHVLTVLILGFVVPNSFEYIFLQIIAGIVTILTVSELYKRANLFISVGQITLIYMIGYFAFNIIQEGNLDNLKWVTFGLFLLNGMITLFAQPLIYLYEKIFGLVSDVSLLELSDTNSGLLKELSDKAPGTFHHSLQVANLAEASANEIGANAMLVRVGALYHDIGKMNRPTFFTENQITNVNPHNDLPPKESAKIIIDHVIEGIELARKHNIPDRVIDFLRTHHGTSLVYYFFRKQQELEPEVEEKGFRYPGPIPFSKETAILMMADAVEAASKSLKSPTYTIIDEFVEKIVQGQLKADQFLNADITLKEIEAVKKVLKKKLTNIYHLRVEYPE, via the coding sequence ATGGCAAAATCTCTGGATAATTTTTACAAGAATCAATCCCTTATTTACAAATATGTTCTTTATGTAATTTCCGTAGGGCTGATTGTGTTTTTTTTCCCTAGGGGAGGGAAGTTCAAGTACGAATTCCAAAAGGGAAGGTCCTGGCAATATGAAAATTTATACGCTCCCTTTGATTTTTCCATTAATAAAACGGAAGAAGAGCTCAATGCGGAACGCAGGGACTTGACTGAAAATAAGTCGATTTACTATGCCTATAATGATTCCATCTCCCAGGCGGTAAGGCAAAGCTTCTCCCAAGCTTTTAAGGACGAATTTTCGGAAACCGCATACTCCACATCGGCAAGGGACTATTTTTCGGAAATAGGGGATGCCATTTTGGATAGTATTTATGCCGTGGGGGTTTTTGAAAGTGTTGATTCTGGTAGTCGGTTGTTGGTCGTAAAGAACAATGAGGCCATTCCCGTACAGACCAATAAGGTGTTACAAAAGCGTGGTGCAGTGAATGCGGTGGTCAGGCTTTTGGCTGATGTTCCGGATGGGCCAAAGGAAAAATTGGAACGTATCCTAGTTAGGGTTATCGAGGCCAATGTTTTCTTCAATGGGGAGTTAACGGAGAAAGCATTGCAGGATGAACTGTCCACCATTTCGTTCACTAGGGGAAATATCCCGGAAGGAAAATTGGTCATTGCCAAGGGCGAAGTAGTGGAAGCGGAAAGATTCAATATTCTTGATTCCCTGAAGTCGCAGTACGAATCCGAACTTTGGAAAGGTAACAATTACTACTTTATCCTCTCGGGTTATACCATTTTGGTCGCATTGGTCCTGGTGATGCTATTACTGTTCTTAAAGAAGTACAGACCCCGGATTTATGCCAACAACAATAAGGTCACCTTTATCTTCTTCAACATATTGATTCTGGTTTTTAGTACCACTTTGGTCGTCGAAAATTTTGAAACGTATGTTTATGCCGTACCCCTTTGCATCCTACCCTTGATCTTAAAGAACTTTTTTGATGCCAGATTGGGCTTGTTTGTACACGTTTTGACCGTCCTTATTTTGGGATTTGTGGTACCCAATAGCTTTGAATACATTTTTCTACAGATCATTGCCGGCATTGTAACCATACTCACGGTTTCCGAACTTTACAAAAGGGCCAATCTTTTTATTTCTGTGGGACAGATTACCCTGATTTATATGATTGGCTATTTTGCATTCAACATTATTCAGGAAGGGAACCTCGACAATCTAAAATGGGTCACTTTTGGATTGTTCCTACTTAATGGTATGATTACCCTTTTTGCCCAGCCCTTGATCTATCTTTATGAAAAGATTTTTGGTCTAGTGTCCGATGTTTCCTTATTGGAGCTGTCCGATACCAATTCCGGACTTTTAAAGGAATTGTCCGATAAAGCCCCTGGAACATTCCATCATTCGCTTCAAGTGGCCAATCTTGCGGAAGCCTCAGCCAATGAAATTGGCGCCAATGCCATGTTGGTGAGGGTTGGCGCACTGTACCATGATATCGGTAAAATGAATAGGCCAACCTTTTTCACGGAAAATCAGATAACCAATGTAAACCCACATAATGACCTGCCACCCAAAGAGAGCGCAAAGATTATCATTGATCATGTCATAGAGGGTATAGAACTTGCCAGAAAGCATAACATTCCGGATAGGGTAATTGATTTTCTGCGAACCCATCATGGAACAAGTTTGGTCTATTATTTCTTCAGGAAACAACAGGAATTGGAACCAGAAGTGGAAGAGAAAGGATTTCGCTATCCCGGTCCCATACCTTTTTCCAAGGAAACCGCCATTTTAATGATGGCGGATGCGGTGGAGGCCGCTTCAAAAAGTTTAAAATCCCCCACCTATACCATAATTGACGAATTTGTGGAAAAAATTGTCCAAGGGCAATTAAAGGCGGACCAATTCTTAAATGCGGACATCACCTTAAAGGAAATCGAAGCCGTTAAAAAGGTTCTCAAAAAGAAATTGACCAACATTTACCATCTTAGGGTGGAGTATCCCGAATAA